Proteins from a single region of Salvelinus fontinalis isolate EN_2023a unplaced genomic scaffold, ASM2944872v1 scaffold_0144, whole genome shotgun sequence:
- the LOC129843483 gene encoding zinc finger protein 665-like: MSGEKETLLEEIKQSLHPLTEDHLRYLCERCGIDGSQVTGKNHCSLRRKIMEEMWVNADSVKSEEQGMSWLLRLKDDIRKIQEESSVGPMSVSQSDDEETGDNPNGRSLSGRVLSSGKSPGLKGIQRPYSCDVCEKSFTQSGNLRRHQTVHTGEKPYSCDHCGKIFSSSGALTIHKRLHTGEKPYSCDQCGKSFSSSGALIIHKRLHTGEKPYSCDQCGRSCKDATALNEHMRTHTGEKPFSCDVCGIRFSRQSNLKVHMRRHTGERPYSCDQCGKSFTRSTDLTKHRRVHTSEKPYSCDQCGKNFTRSGNLASHQKTHTVREKNEAGGGRSQAGGEGTHTGKIQEASTVVPVRPSQSDEDAGKKNGDNPNGRSLSGRVLSSGKSPGLKGIQRPYSCDVCEKSFPRLGDLKRHQRIHTGEKPYGCDQCGKSFCTSGQRIIHKRTHTGEKPYRCDQCGKSFARTDYLTEHKRTHTGEKPHSCDKCGKGFTRPNCLAAHKLTHTGEKPYLCSDCGKSFYTPAKLKEHERSHTEENPYGCGLCGKIFACSDSLTKHKRVHTGEKPYSCDQCGESFARLGALTIHKRLQTGEKPYSCAQCGKSCKDATALNEHMRTHTGEKPFPCYVCGMSFSRRSTLKVHMRRHTGEKPYSCDQCGKRYAHPGDLKIHIRVHTGEKPYSCDQCGKSFTQSTNLTKHRRVHSVEKP; encoded by the exons ATGAGTGGAGAGAAAGAAACATTGTTGGAAGAAATCAAACAGAGTTTACACCCTCTAACGGAGGATCATTTGCGATACCTGTGTGAACGCTGTGGAATAGATGGCTCCCAAGTTACAGGAAAGAACCATTGCTCGTTGCGACGTAAAATCATGGAGGAAATGTGGGTAAATGCAGATTCGGTCAAATCGGAGGAGCAGGGAATGTCTTGGTTACTCCGACTGAAAGATGACATCAGAAAGATACAGGAAGAATCTAGTGTGGGACCCATGAGTGTCAGCCAGTCTGATGATGAAGAAACGG GGGACAACCCTAACGGTCGCTCGCTCAGTGGGAGGGTCTTATCATCTGGGAAGTCTCCAGGGTTGAAAGGGATCCAGCGACCTTACAGCTGTGATGTATGTGAGAAGAGTTTCACTCAATCAGGAAACCTACGAAGACACCAAacagtacacacaggagagaaaccttacagttGTGATCATTGTGGGAAAATCTTTTCTAGTTCAGGAGCCCTGACTATTCACAAGCGtctacacactggagagaaaccttacagctgtgatcagtgtgggaaaagCTTTTCTAGTTCAGGAGCCCTGATTATTCACAAGCGtctacacactggagagaaaccttacagctgtgatcaatgtgggaggaGCTGCAAAGATGCCACAGCCCTGAATGAacacatgcgtacacacacaggagagaaaccttttagctgcgATGTTTGTGGAATTCGTTTTTCTCGACAAAGCAACCTGAAAGTACACATGCgcagacacacaggagagaggccttacagctgtgatcaatgtgggaagagcttcactCGGTCAACGGACCTGACCAAACACAGACGCGTTCACACCAGCGAGAAACCATACAGCTGTGACCAGTGTGGGAAGAACTTCACTCGGTCAGGAAACCTGGCGAGTCATCAGAAAACCCACACAGTCAGAGAGAAAAACGAGGCCGGCGGCGGGAGAAGTCAGGCAGGTGGAGAGGGAACCCACACAGGAAAGATACAGGAAGCATCTACTGTGGTACCCGTGAGGCCCAGCCAGTCTGATGAAGATGCAGGTAAGAAGAATG GGGACAACCCTAACGGTCGCTCGCTCAGTGGGAGGGTCTTATCATCTGGGAAGTCTCCAGGGTTGAAAGGGATCCAGcgaccttatagctgtgatgtaTGTGAGAAAAGTTTCCCACGTTTAGGAGACCTTAAGagacaccagagaatacacacaggagagaaaccatatggctgtgatcaatgtgggaagagtttctgtACATCAGGACAACGGATTATACACAAGCGAACACACACCGGAGAGAAACCTTAtcgctgtgatcaatgtgggaagagttttgctcgAACTGATTACCTGACCGAACACAAgcgaacacacactggagagaagcctcaTAGCTGTGATAAATGTGGAAAGGGCTTCACTCGGCCTAACTGCTTGGCTGCACACAAgctaacacacacaggagagaagccctaCCTCTGCTCAGACTGTGGGAAGAGCTTCTATACACCAGCAAAGTTGAAAGAGCACGAGCGTTCACACACAGAAGAGAACCCTTACGGGTGTGGTCTGTGTGGGAAGATCTTTGCTTGTTCGGATTCCCTGACTAAACACAAGCGtgtacacactggagagaaaccttacagctgtgatcagtgtggggaGAGCTTTGCTCGTTTGGGAGCCCTGACTATTCACAAGCGTCTACaaactggagagaaaccttacagctgtgctcaatgtgggaagagctgCAAAGATGCCACGGCCCTGAATGAacacatgcgtacacacacaggagagaaacctttcccCTGCTatgtctgtggaatgagtttttcTCGACGAAGCACCCTGAAAGTACACATGCGCAGACACACAGGTGAGAAGccttacagctgtgatcaatgtgggaagagatatgCTCATCCAGGTGATTTGAAAATACACATTAGAGTACACACCGGAGAGAAACCATACAGCTGTGaccagtgtgggaagagcttcactCAGTCAACAAACCTGACTAAGCACAGACGTGTTCACTCTGTAGAGAAACCCTAA